From Etheostoma cragini isolate CJK2018 chromosome 1, CSU_Ecrag_1.0, whole genome shotgun sequence, a single genomic window includes:
- the LOC117943874 gene encoding excitatory amino acid transporter 3-like isoform X1: protein MEETQEDPTVNPTTTNCCSRKSRCWKYLVQNMLLFLSLVAVALGIALGMVIKTLHLPQVDKLYIIFPGELLMRVLQFTTVPLIVTSMIIGVSSMSADTSRKIAVRATLYFVLTTLLSVTIGLILVLLVKPGAPFIIHNDDPEDEERLYIVYDLLDLLRNMMPENLIQAGFQQYKTKVLEFEDQLFVTNSSLPTNASTTQVVGRYVNGANTLGLIVCSFVFGLTLKSMGERGKIILNIFRILNESTKYVVNLILWYLPLGVLFMVTSYVVDSQNWNIVFKLAKFMAVVVVGLLIHGLIVLPTICLLGARRNPWLVFKGFFPALKSAAFMASSSATLPLSIQCCEERNMFDPRITRFMLPLGANVNMDGTALYEVVAAVFIAQLNDIHLDMSNIITIGMTSAVASVGAAGIPAAGAATSLFVLTAVGLPAKDACILVVGEWLLDRCNTVVNVLGDCIGVAMVNQLSLKELSETEEINQDRKRTANDAGDEDYHSLNSLHALAEISSNENIK, encoded by the exons GGATTGCACTAGGCATGGTTATCAAGACCTTGCATCTTCCACAAGTTGACAAACTGTACATCATCTTTCCAGGGGAATTACTCATGCGTGTCCTTCAGTTTACGACTGTTCCTCTAATTGTGACCAGTATGATAATAG gaGTTTCTAGTATGAGTGCGGACACCTCCAGAAAAATAGCTGTGCGTGCAACACTGTACTTTGTCTTGACAACTCTTCTATCTGTGACTATAG GATTAATATTGGTACTGCTGGTCAAACCGGGGGCACCTTTTATTATACACAACGATGACCCAGAAGATGAGGAAAGGTTATACATAGTCTATGACTTGTTGGATCTATTGAG AAACATGATGCCTGAGAATCTGATTCAGGCTGGCTTCCAACAG TACAAGACTAAAGTTCTGGAGTTTGAAGATCAATTATTTGTTACAAATTCTAGCCTGCCAACG AATGCCAGTACAACGCAAGTTGTGGGTCGCTATGTCAATGGAGCCAACACACTTGGCCTGATTGTATGCTCCTTTGTTTTTGGACTGACCCTCAAGAGCATGGGAGAAAGAGGCAAAATAATCCTGAACATCTTTAGGATCCTCAATGAGAGCACGAAATATGTGGTTAACTTGATATTGTG GTACTTGCCATTAGGAGTTCTGTTCATGGTCACAAGTTATGTTGTTGATTCTCAGAACTGGAATATTGTCTTCAAACTAGCAAAGTTCAtggctgtggttgttgttgg GCTCCTAATCCATGGATTAATAGTTCTACCAACAATCTGTCTTCTGGGTGCGAGACGCAACCCCTGGTTAGTCTTTAAGGGTTTTTTTCCAGCCTTAAAGTCTGCAGCTTTCATGGCGTCCAG CTCTGCCACACTGCCACTTTCTATACAATGCTGCGAGGAGAGAAACATGTTTGACCCCAGGATCACTCGCTTCATGCTGCCCCTTGGGGCTAATGTCAACATGGACGGAACTGCCCTCTATGAAGTAGTCGCAGCGGTTTTCATTGCCCAACTCAATGATATCCATCTGGACATGAGCAATATAATAACCATCGG AATGACATCAGCAGTCGCCAGCGTAGGAGCAGCAGGGATCCCAGCGGCAGGAGCAGCAACGTCCCTCTTTGTTTTGACCGCGGTTGGCTTACCTGCAAAGGACGCTTGCATCTTGGTGGTTGGAGAATGGCTGCT AGACCGCTGCAACActgttgttaatgttttggGAGACTGTATTGGCGTTGCAATGGTCAACCAACTGTCCTTAAAGGAACTGAGCGAAACTGAGGAAATAAATCAAGACAGGAAAAG GACGGCTAATGATGCTGGGGATGAGGACTACCATTCTTTAAATTCCCTTCATGCACTGGCAGAAATATCTTCAAATGAGAATataaaatag
- the LOC117943874 gene encoding excitatory amino acid transporter 3-like isoform X2 — protein sequence MEETQEDPTVNPTTTNCCSRKSRCWKYLVQNMLLFLSLVAVALGIALGMVIKTLHLPQVDKLYIIFPGELLMRVLQFTTVPLIVTSMIIGVSSMSADTSRKIAVRATLYFVLTTLLSVTIGLILVLLVKPGAPFIIHNDDPEDEERLYIVYDLLDLLRNMMPENLIQAGFQQYKTKVLEFEDQLFVTNSSLPTNASTTQVVGRYVNGANTLGLIVCSFVFGLTLKSMGERGKIILNIFRILNESTKYVVNLILWYLPLGVLFMVTSYVVDSQNWNIVFKLAKFMAVVVVGLLIHGLIVLPTICLLGARRNPWLVFKGFFPALKSAAFMASRITRFMLPLGANVNMDGTALYEVVAAVFIAQLNDIHLDMSNIITIGMTSAVASVGAAGIPAAGAATSLFVLTAVGLPAKDACILVVGEWLLDRCNTVVNVLGDCIGVAMVNQLSLKELSETEEINQDRKRTANDAGDEDYHSLNSLHALAEISSNENIK from the exons GGATTGCACTAGGCATGGTTATCAAGACCTTGCATCTTCCACAAGTTGACAAACTGTACATCATCTTTCCAGGGGAATTACTCATGCGTGTCCTTCAGTTTACGACTGTTCCTCTAATTGTGACCAGTATGATAATAG gaGTTTCTAGTATGAGTGCGGACACCTCCAGAAAAATAGCTGTGCGTGCAACACTGTACTTTGTCTTGACAACTCTTCTATCTGTGACTATAG GATTAATATTGGTACTGCTGGTCAAACCGGGGGCACCTTTTATTATACACAACGATGACCCAGAAGATGAGGAAAGGTTATACATAGTCTATGACTTGTTGGATCTATTGAG AAACATGATGCCTGAGAATCTGATTCAGGCTGGCTTCCAACAG TACAAGACTAAAGTTCTGGAGTTTGAAGATCAATTATTTGTTACAAATTCTAGCCTGCCAACG AATGCCAGTACAACGCAAGTTGTGGGTCGCTATGTCAATGGAGCCAACACACTTGGCCTGATTGTATGCTCCTTTGTTTTTGGACTGACCCTCAAGAGCATGGGAGAAAGAGGCAAAATAATCCTGAACATCTTTAGGATCCTCAATGAGAGCACGAAATATGTGGTTAACTTGATATTGTG GTACTTGCCATTAGGAGTTCTGTTCATGGTCACAAGTTATGTTGTTGATTCTCAGAACTGGAATATTGTCTTCAAACTAGCAAAGTTCAtggctgtggttgttgttgg GCTCCTAATCCATGGATTAATAGTTCTACCAACAATCTGTCTTCTGGGTGCGAGACGCAACCCCTGGTTAGTCTTTAAGGGTTTTTTTCCAGCCTTAAAGTCTGCAGCTTTCATGGCGTCCAG GATCACTCGCTTCATGCTGCCCCTTGGGGCTAATGTCAACATGGACGGAACTGCCCTCTATGAAGTAGTCGCAGCGGTTTTCATTGCCCAACTCAATGATATCCATCTGGACATGAGCAATATAATAACCATCGG AATGACATCAGCAGTCGCCAGCGTAGGAGCAGCAGGGATCCCAGCGGCAGGAGCAGCAACGTCCCTCTTTGTTTTGACCGCGGTTGGCTTACCTGCAAAGGACGCTTGCATCTTGGTGGTTGGAGAATGGCTGCT AGACCGCTGCAACActgttgttaatgttttggGAGACTGTATTGGCGTTGCAATGGTCAACCAACTGTCCTTAAAGGAACTGAGCGAAACTGAGGAAATAAATCAAGACAGGAAAAG GACGGCTAATGATGCTGGGGATGAGGACTACCATTCTTTAAATTCCCTTCATGCACTGGCAGAAATATCTTCAAATGAGAATataaaatag